The Lactuca sativa cultivar Salinas chromosome 2, Lsat_Salinas_v11, whole genome shotgun sequence genome includes a window with the following:
- the LOC111917453 gene encoding uncharacterized protein LOC111917453: MATTMRKLSRLATTARAAASFSASATSRRAIDFETTLYGSRCSTYSNAHHSHCFSTLDKAIGGNISYSSIASAARELHEKDLPHSNTNYAPKDVVLYQYQACPFCNKVKAFLEYHDIPYKIVEVNPINKKEIKWSDYKKVPILMVDGEQMVDSTDIIDKMFQRMHPDSVSEDEETQKWRGWVDNHLVHVLSPNIYRSPSEALESFDYITNHGNFSFTERLVAKYAGAAAMYFVSKKLKKRHNISDERKALYEASEAWVDALNGRQYLGGLEPNLGDLAVFGVLRPIRYLKSGKDMVENTRIGEWFTRMENEMKPHRDTSFQEA, encoded by the exons ATGGCAACAACGATGAGAAAACTCAGCCGACTCGCTACCACGGCCCGTGCGGCGGCGTCCTTCTCTGCCTCCGCTACCTCTCGCCGCGCGATAGATTTTGAAACGACTTTGTATGGTAGCCGGTGTAGCACTTATTCCAACGCACACCACTCTCACTGCTTTTCAACGCTCGATAAGGCCATCGGCGGGAACATTTCCTATTCCTCGATCGCCTCAGCTGCTCGAGAGCTCCACGAGAAAGATCTACCGCACTCTAATACGAATTACGCCCCTAAAGACGTCGTTCTTTACCAATACCAAGCTTGCCCTTTCTGCAACAAGGTTAAAG CATTCCTTGAATATCATGATATTCCATACAAAATTGTGGAAGTCAATCCCATCAACAAAAAGGAAATCAAATGGTCTGATTACAAGAAGGTGCCAATATTGATGGTAGATGGTGAACAAATGGTTGACTCTACAG atatCATTGACAAAATGTTTCAAAGAATGCATCCTGACTCTGTCTCTGAGGATGAGGAAACTCAGAAGTGGCGTGG GTGGGTGGACAATCACTTGGTGCATGTATTATCACCAAATATATACAGAAGTCCCTCTGAAGCTCTTGAATCATTTGATTACATCACTAACCATG GTAATTTCAGCTTCACTGAAAGGCTAGTAGCAAAGTATGCTGGAGCTGCAGCTATGTATTTTGTATCAAAAAAACTCAAGAAAAGACATAATATATCTGATGAACGTAAAGCTTTGTATGAAGCTTCAGAAGCATGGGTGGATGCTTTGAATGGAAGACAATATCTTG GAGGTTTAGAACCAAATTTGGGTGATCTTGCtgtatttggtgttttgagaCCAATTCGCTACTTAAAATCAGGAAAAGATATGGTGGAGAATACACGTATTGGGGAATGGTTTACTAGAATGGAGAATGAAATGAAGCCTCATCGTGACACAAGTTTTCAAGAAGCATAA
- the LOC111917451 gene encoding protein FREE1, producing the protein MQPGDHTSTTPYHRNYPQNPKPNPITTDHHHPPVTYASANTTTYHPPTTEYYPPYPQQNPDHLSPTDPSYDPPSPNPNPQPPILPKVEASHTPYRSQQPYNPPYDHHQTHPTYPSPPASSIPQNRIPLSHSSSVQYSSSLYNNAPSVPSQVQGPVYESPYETGYDRNYGRSSSDLRVGGGSVDYHGKRPDVGMSRFESSGGYGEGVNDIPMADTREGVKGGVKKFRVKLLAESGNQITMDVLCQIGSDDIQILDPSTNQTLRIYPLDTVTRCEVYDSSTFAFWSKSSLDIEPKCIRMQSNSYITKTLLDIFTTTTQATTQMTNSNVSTHQTLSLRSILDKEKLSGLNFLDWFRNMRIVLRSEKKDYILDGPIPEEPPPNASKAIKDTWAKHNDDSNEVACIMLACMVPELQKTFEFHTAFDMIEQLKLMFQVQAKQERFATMNEFIGCKMTEGSSVSAHVLKMKAYVEQLSRLGFSIRDELAIDVILGSLPKSFSQFVLNYNKNNWEKSISELHSMLKTVEANMKKSRPQVLMVREGKITKNVKTGNVIGKGKAFEKGKEKFKVKGKAPTSKPIAKTKPHADADCFHCNQKGHWKRNCPLYLEEIKKNKANAIGTSGIKEES; encoded by the exons ATGCAACCAGGCGATCACACCTCCACCACTCCGTATCATCGCAATTACCCtcaaaaccctaaacctaatccCATCACCACCGATCACCACCATCCTCCGGTAACTTACGCCTCCGCCAACACCACTACTTACCATCCTCCAACCACCGAATACTATCCTCCTTACCCTCAACAGAATCCCGATCATCTCTCTCCTACTGACCCTTCTTACGATCCTCCCtctccaaaccctaatccacaacCCCCAATTCTCCCCAAAGTTGAAGCATCGCATACTCCGTATCGATCTCAACAGCCTTATAATCCACCTTATGATCATCACCAGACGCATCCCACTTACCCATCTCCACCGGCGTCTTCGATTCCTCAAAATCGCATCCCTTTGAGCCACAGTTCAAGCGTTCAGTACTCATCGTCTCTGTATAATAATGCACCTTCGGTTCCGAGTCAGGTCCAGGGTCCCGTATATGAGAGTCCATACGAGACAGGTTATGATCGTAATTACGGTAGGAGCTCATCGGATTTAAGGGTCGGGGGTGGGAGTGTTGATTATCATGGGAAGCGACCGGATGTGGGGATGTCTAGGTTTGAATCAAGCGGTGGGTATGGTGAAGGTGTTAATGATATACCAATGGCTGATACAAGGGAAGGTGTTAAGGGTGGGGTAAAGAAGTTCAGGGTGAAGTTGTTGGCTGAAAGTGGCAACCAGATCACCATGGATGTTCTTTGCCAG ATTGGATCGGATGATATCCAAATTCTTGATCCATCTACCAATCAGACTTTGAGAATATATCCTCTTGATACAGTAACAAGATGTGAA GTGTACGACTCATCTACCTTTGCATTTTGGTCGAAGAGTTCTTTAGACATTGAGCCAAAGTGTATAAGGATGCAATCCAATAGTTACATTACAAAAACATTATTGGACATTTTTACAACAACCACTCAAGCAACCACCCAG ATGACAAACTCAAATGTTTCCACACACCAAACTTTATCCCTCCGTTCCATCCTAGACAAAGAAAAACTGAGTGGTCTTAATTTCCTCGATTGGTTTAGAAATATGAGAATTGTTCTCAGAAGCGAAAAGAAAGATTATATCCTTGACGGACCAATCCCAGAAGAACCACCACCCAATGCTTCTAAGGCCATAAAAGATACCTGGGCGAAACATAACGATGATTCGAATGAGGTGGCTTGCATCATGCTTGCATGTATGGTACCTGAACTTCAAAAAACATTTGAGTTTCATACAGCGTTCGATATGATCGAACAATTGAAACTGATGTTTCAAGTTCAGGCTAAGCAAGAGCGTTTTGCAACCATGAACGAATTCATTGGTTGCAAAATGACTGAAGGTTCTTCTGTGAGTGCACATGTTCTCAAAATGAAAGCTTACGTTGAGCAGCTTTCTCGCCTTGGATTCTCTATCCGTGATGAGCTTGCAATTGATGTGATCCTTGGCTCACTGCCTAAATCGTTTAGTCAGTTCGTGTTGAATTACAACAAGAACAATTGGGAAAAATCTATCTCTGAATTGCATTCGATGCTGAAAACTGTAGAGGCAAACATGAAGAAATCTAGACCTCAAGTTTTGATGGTCCGTGAAGGGAAAATCACAAAGAATGTCAAAACCGGTAATGTGATCGGAAAGGGAAAAGCCTTTGAGAAAGGCAAAGAGAAGTTCAAGGTTAAAGGCAAGGCACCTACCTCTAAACCTATAGCAAAAACAAAGCCTCATGCAGACGCTGACTGTTTTCATTGCAATCAAAAGGGACACTGGAAACGCAATTGTCCCCTTTACCTAGAGGAAATTAAGAAGAACAAGGCCAACGCGATTGGTACCTCAGGGATTAAGGAAGAGAGTTGA